A part of Rhopalosiphum maidis isolate BTI-1 chromosome 3, ASM367621v3, whole genome shotgun sequence genomic DNA contains:
- the LOC113556882 gene encoding uncharacterized protein LOC113556882: MSNSKCPRAWSDMEMVETISLSSLNINPRVNNPEQVNQIENNNEVYLPPELMEKIVCHFDGKTLLKYKQLSKTCNDIANNALRYNKIWRKICLEELPKKYLIDLITKEVPTYIPLDSIPEVHYERVYKNWLEWQNPIFKISKIGQHHFLGLDGVVKIICHKLDVMVIFSNFMYLFSLTKNQKTGSYVLRNSNSEICKHNAIVVLNPRPQTNQETGEDNFYINCRLKHANLCPLHNTVNLVHDGNRREHYTGKLVDVDMNAYTNVCCWIRETWYEWHSHGEPKNTINGHLCPHLSYLLYASVIHGLIISRNRTNSILIHGIFKDSCIMVDSWLNTKYSGATSAYMHTNILFIGTLNGYLLAYRMHSMDDLIKLKDTNMLLEIKMDIGQIIMLDIMDFEDVKAIIVASTSSVLWLKIN; the protein is encoded by the exons ATGAGTAATTCAAAATGTCCGCGAGCGTGGAGTGACATGGAAATGGTTGAAACCATCTCTCTTTCGTCTTTGAATATAAATCCTCG tgTTAATAATCCTGAACAAGTCAatcaaatagaaaataataatgaggtTTATCTACCACCTGAGTTGatggaaaaaattgtatgccATTTTGATGGCAAGACTTTGCtcaaatacaaacaattatcAAAGACATGTAATGATATTGCTAATAATGCACTTCGTTATAATAAGATATGGAGAAAAATTTGCTTGGAAGAATTaccaaagaaatatttaattgatttaataactaaagaGGTTCCCACATATATTCCACTTGACTCGATACCAGAAGTTCATTATGAAagggtttataaaaattggctTGAATGGCAAAatcctatttttaaaatatccaaaatagGACAACACCATTTCTTGGGTCTTGATGGAGtagtcaaaattatttgtcaCAAACTTGATGTCatggttatattttcaaattttatgtatttattttcacttacAAAAAATCAGAAGACAGGAAGCTATGTTCTTCGAAATAGTAATTCAGAAATTTGCAAACATAACGCCATAGTAGTGTTAAATCCCAGACCTCAAACAAATCAAGAAACTGGAgaagataatttttacataaattgccGCCTAAAACATGCAAATTTGTGCCCGTTACATAACACAGTAAACCTAGTACATGATGGGAATAGAAGAGAACATTACACTGGAAAACTTGTTGATGTAGATATGAATGCTTATACTAATGTATGCTGTTGGATTCGAGAAACTTGGTACGAATGGCATTCCCATGGTGAACCAAAAAATACTATCAATGGCCATTTATGCCCACATTTAAGTTATCTTTTATATGCTTCAGTGATTCATGGGCTGATAATTAGTCGTAATCGGACTAATAGCATTTTAATTCATGGCATTTTTAAGGATTCATGTATAATGGTTGATTCGTGGttgaatactaaatattctGGAGCTACTTCAGCATACAtgcatacaaacattttatttattggaacTCTGAATGGTTACTTATTAGCATACCGTATGCACAGCATGGATGATTTGATTAAACTTAAAGATACAAATATGctgttagaaataaaaatggatattggccaaataataatgttagacATCATGGATTTTGAAGATGTTAAAGCTATCATAGTTGCATCAACCTCAAGTGTTCTTtggcttaaaattaattag